Proteins from a genomic interval of Streptomyces sp. Tu6071:
- a CDS encoding MFS transporter has product MSDTTQEAPPRAGRREWLGLAALALPTLLVAFDIGVLFLALPHLSADLGASGTEQLWITDIYGFMLAGFMITMGTLGDRIGRRKLLLIGASAFAAASVLAAFSTSPLMLIIARALLGIAAATLSPSTLALISNMFRNPKQMGTAISLWAFCNFGGAALGPVIGGVLLQHFWWGSVFLISIPVMVLLLIFGPILLPEYRDREANRLDLLSVVLSLAAILPIIYGIKQLAAGGDDSSPAGAIVAIVVGVVFGVVFTLRQLRLSNPLLDLRLFRNTKFSSSLLAMLLASGTLAGLGLPTSQFIQSVLGLDPEQAGLWQAPTGVGIAIGVVVTPVLTRRIQSRTAILGGLVLCFVGLILLTTVTSDSSAALVSLSVALVALGIAPMFVLGTSLIVGAAPPEKAGSAASMSETSNLLGSTLGLALLGSICGAVYQSGMSSSPVPEARQTLAEAVAAAADLPAAQARSLLASAHSAFTDGLNTVAVVGIVVIALVVVLAWMTLGQKKEGAPETEGPASEAPGAVADGAGTSAP; this is encoded by the coding sequence ATGAGTGACACGACGCAGGAGGCTCCCCCACGGGCCGGGCGGCGGGAATGGCTGGGCCTGGCCGCACTGGCGCTGCCCACGCTGCTCGTCGCCTTCGACATCGGGGTCCTGTTCCTGGCACTGCCCCACCTGAGCGCCGACCTGGGCGCGAGCGGCACCGAACAGCTGTGGATCACCGACATCTACGGCTTCATGCTCGCCGGTTTCATGATCACCATGGGGACGCTCGGTGACCGGATCGGCCGCCGCAAGCTGCTGCTGATCGGCGCGAGCGCCTTCGCCGCGGCTTCGGTGCTCGCCGCGTTCTCGACCAGCCCGCTGATGCTGATCATCGCCCGCGCGCTCCTCGGCATCGCCGCGGCGACGCTGTCCCCCTCGACGCTGGCCCTGATCAGCAACATGTTCCGCAACCCGAAGCAGATGGGCACCGCGATCTCCCTGTGGGCCTTCTGCAACTTCGGCGGGGCCGCGCTCGGGCCGGTCATCGGCGGGGTCCTGCTCCAGCACTTCTGGTGGGGCTCGGTCTTCCTGATCAGCATCCCGGTCATGGTGCTCCTGCTGATCTTCGGGCCCATCCTGCTGCCCGAGTACCGCGACCGCGAGGCCAACCGCCTCGACCTGCTGAGCGTGGTCCTGTCGCTCGCCGCGATCCTGCCGATCATCTACGGCATCAAGCAGCTCGCGGCCGGCGGCGACGACAGCTCGCCCGCGGGGGCGATCGTCGCCATCGTCGTGGGTGTCGTGTTCGGGGTCGTGTTCACCCTGCGGCAGTTGCGGCTGAGCAACCCGCTGCTCGATCTGCGGCTGTTCCGCAACACGAAGTTCAGCAGCTCCCTGCTGGCGATGCTGCTCGCCTCCGGGACGCTCGCCGGTCTGGGCCTGCCGACCAGCCAGTTCATCCAGAGCGTGCTCGGGCTGGACCCGGAGCAGGCCGGGCTGTGGCAGGCGCCGACCGGGGTGGGCATCGCGATCGGCGTGGTGGTCACCCCGGTGCTGACCCGGCGCATCCAGTCGCGCACCGCGATCCTCGGCGGCCTCGTGCTGTGCTTCGTGGGCCTGATCCTGCTCACCACCGTGACCAGCGACAGCAGCGCCGCCCTGGTGTCGCTGAGCGTGGCGCTGGTGGCACTGGGCATCGCGCCGATGTTCGTGCTCGGCACCAGCCTGATCGTCGGGGCGGCCCCGCCCGAGAAGGCGGGCTCGGCGGCGTCGATGTCGGAGACGAGCAACCTCCTCGGCTCGACGCTCGGCCTGGCGCTGCTCGGCAGCATCTGCGGGGCGGTCTACCAGTCCGGCATGTCCTCCTCGCCGGTGCCCGAGGCCCGGCAGACACTGGCCGAGGCGGTCGCCGCCGCCGCCGACCTCCCGGCCGCCCAGGCCCGTTCGCTGCTGGCCTCTGCCCACAGCGCCTTCACCGACGGGCTCAACACCGTGGCCGTCGTCGGCATCGTGGTCATCGCGCTGGTCGTCGTCCTGGCCTGGATGACGCTGGGCCAGAAGAAGGAGGGGGCCCCCGAGACCGAGGGCCCCGCGTCCGAGGCCCCGGGGGCGGTGGCCGACGGCGCCGGGACGAGCGCGCCCTGA
- a CDS encoding acyl-CoA thioesterase, with amino-acid sequence MLPYYELRHTVGFEETNLVGNVYYVNYVRWQGRCREMFLDEHAPEVLEDIRGDLKLFTLSVGCDFFAEITAFDRLSIRMRLEDLTQTQVGFAFDYVRLRGDAEDLVARGRQRVACMRGPNTDTRPTRVPEALRRALGPYGPGAPGASSGRPAGSPSGVTP; translated from the coding sequence ATGCTCCCCTACTACGAGCTGCGCCACACGGTCGGCTTCGAGGAGACGAACCTGGTCGGAAACGTCTACTACGTCAACTACGTCCGATGGCAAGGCCGTTGCCGCGAGATGTTCCTGGACGAGCACGCCCCCGAGGTACTGGAGGACATCCGGGGGGACCTGAAGCTCTTCACGCTCTCGGTGGGGTGCGACTTCTTCGCCGAGATCACCGCCTTCGACCGCCTCTCGATCCGGATGCGCCTGGAGGACCTCACGCAGACCCAGGTGGGCTTCGCCTTCGACTACGTCCGGCTGCGCGGCGACGCCGAGGATCTCGTCGCGCGCGGCCGGCAGCGGGTCGCCTGCATGCGCGGACCGAACACCGACACCAGGCCGACCCGCGTCCCCGAGGCGCTGCGCCGGGCTCTGGGGCCCTACGGCCCCGGGGCGCCCGGCGCCTCGTCCGGGCGGCCGGCCGGCTCACCGAGCGGGGTGACACCATGA
- a CDS encoding carotenoid oxygenase family protein, with the protein MIASKAATASLSAVPPVARESTVLAPPALGAIPPQLDGTLLTVGPNPLGGPDGRHPFAGDGMVHGLRLRDGRAEWYRNRWLRTDRAARLLGELPAPGPRRGFSDNANGNIIRHAGRTLVLGDGGPLPLELDRELNTAARVDFDGTLPAGFAAHPQHDPLTGELHAIATSHEPPHAVHVVVDVHGRVRRTVPIQLKRPTLMHAFSLTEHYALLYDLPVVLDPAAAPRAPYAWDDGHGARLGLLPREGGPDDILWVELAPCFVFHPVNAYETDRGLVVDVVRHPRVFDSDRLRPGETCPTLWRWTVHPASGTVVEEQLCDRVQEAPRIDDRYRGSAHRLAFTTALAPGTGELLGGPSLLRHDFAAGRTEAHHLPPGRTTGEPVFVPREPCAPEGDGWLLSLTHDRRTDRSELRIVDTADFTGGPVAVVELPVRVPHGFHTTWTAGA; encoded by the coding sequence ATGATCGCATCGAAAGCCGCAACGGCCTCCCTCTCCGCCGTTCCCCCGGTCGCGCGTGAGTCAACCGTCCTCGCCCCTCCGGCCCTCGGCGCCATCCCCCCGCAACTCGACGGCACCCTCCTCACCGTCGGCCCGAACCCGCTGGGCGGGCCCGACGGCCGGCACCCCTTCGCGGGCGACGGCATGGTCCACGGCCTGCGGCTGCGCGACGGCCGCGCCGAGTGGTACCGCAACCGCTGGCTGCGCACCGACCGCGCCGCCCGCCTGCTCGGCGAACTGCCCGCCCCCGGGCCCCGGCGCGGCTTCAGCGACAACGCGAACGGCAACATCATCCGGCACGCCGGCCGCACCCTGGTCCTGGGCGACGGGGGGCCGCTCCCGCTGGAACTCGACCGCGAGCTGAACACCGCCGCCCGCGTCGACTTCGACGGCACCCTGCCCGCGGGCTTCGCCGCGCACCCCCAGCACGACCCGCTCACCGGCGAACTCCACGCGATCGCCACCAGCCACGAGCCCCCGCACGCCGTCCACGTCGTCGTCGACGTCCACGGCCGGGTCCGGCGCACGGTGCCGATCCAGCTCAAGCGCCCCACCCTGATGCACGCCTTCTCCCTCACGGAGCACTACGCGCTCCTCTACGACCTGCCCGTCGTCCTCGACCCCGCGGCGGCCCCGCGAGCCCCGTACGCCTGGGACGACGGCCACGGCGCGCGCCTCGGGCTGCTGCCCCGCGAGGGCGGGCCGGACGACATCCTGTGGGTGGAGCTGGCACCCTGCTTCGTCTTCCACCCCGTCAACGCCTACGAGACGGACCGGGGCCTCGTCGTCGACGTCGTGCGCCACCCCCGCGTCTTCGACAGCGACCGGCTGCGCCCCGGCGAGACGTGCCCGACGCTGTGGCGCTGGACGGTCCACCCGGCCTCGGGCACCGTCGTGGAGGAGCAGTTGTGCGACCGCGTCCAGGAGGCTCCGCGCATCGACGACCGCTACCGCGGCAGCGCGCACCGCCTCGCCTTCACCACGGCGCTCGCCCCCGGCACGGGGGAACTGCTCGGCGGGCCGTCCCTGCTGCGCCACGACTTCGCCGCCGGGCGGACCGAGGCGCATCACCTGCCGCCCGGCCGCACGACGGGCGAGCCGGTGTTCGTCCCGCGCGAGCCGTGCGCACCCGAGGGCGACGGCTGGCTGCTGAGCCTCACGCACGACCGCCGCACCGACAGGAGCGAGCTGAGGATCGTCGACACCGCCGACTTCACCGGGGGCCCCGTCGCTGTCGTGGAACTGCCCGTGCGGGTGCCGCACGGCTTCCACACGACGTGGACCGCCGGGGCGTAG
- a CDS encoding acyltransferase family protein, producing MTEPTAHRPGRLPSLTALRFVAALLVFIFHSHYLGVFRNTSVEKHYDFITNSAGGVGVSFFFVLSGFVLTWVAKPTDTMGGFWRRRFFKIYPSHLVVWLVILAMLLVSGTATESGPAIANLFLVNAWVPEMNNLIFAVNGVTWSLSAEIAFYLLFPFLIIGIRKIPARHLWYWAAGVALLALSVPLLSKTFLPDSPVFPGYDEFSWPQMWFAYQFPLVRCLEFVVGILFARIVLSEQWGRVRLAPALLSVVAVYVVSLWLPQLWSFAAPYSFPLGLLVAAVAARDIEGRDTLLARRPLVWLGEISYAFFLIHLNVLNSAQAAFKGQWMGYGAFEKTSWSTPVAVLFLLGCLAVSIVLAWLLYRCVEMPAMRRWSRPRPRPSARVGGTGEVKAPATGA from the coding sequence ATGACCGAGCCAACAGCCCACCGTCCAGGCAGACTTCCCTCCCTGACCGCCTTACGATTCGTTGCCGCGCTCCTGGTCTTCATCTTCCATTCGCACTATCTGGGCGTCTTCAGGAACACCTCGGTCGAGAAGCACTACGACTTCATCACCAACAGCGCCGGAGGGGTCGGCGTCTCGTTCTTCTTCGTGCTCAGCGGATTCGTGCTGACCTGGGTGGCGAAGCCGACCGACACCATGGGCGGGTTCTGGCGGCGCCGGTTCTTCAAGATCTACCCCAGCCACCTCGTGGTCTGGCTGGTCATCCTGGCCATGCTGCTCGTCTCGGGCACCGCGACCGAGAGCGGGCCCGCCATTGCCAACCTGTTCCTGGTGAACGCCTGGGTGCCGGAGATGAACAACCTCATCTTCGCGGTCAACGGGGTGACGTGGTCGTTGTCGGCGGAGATAGCCTTCTACCTGCTCTTCCCGTTCCTGATCATCGGCATCAGGAAGATCCCGGCCCGCCACCTCTGGTACTGGGCCGCGGGTGTCGCGCTGCTGGCGCTGTCCGTGCCGCTGCTGTCGAAGACCTTCCTGCCGGACTCGCCGGTCTTCCCCGGCTACGACGAGTTCTCCTGGCCGCAGATGTGGTTCGCCTACCAGTTCCCGCTGGTGCGCTGCCTGGAGTTCGTCGTCGGCATCCTCTTCGCCCGCATCGTCCTGAGCGAACAGTGGGGCCGCGTCCGCCTGGCCCCGGCCCTGCTCAGTGTGGTCGCGGTCTACGTGGTGTCGCTCTGGCTGCCGCAGCTGTGGTCCTTCGCGGCGCCCTACTCCTTCCCGCTCGGCCTGCTCGTCGCGGCCGTCGCCGCCCGGGACATCGAGGGCAGGGACACCCTGCTCGCCCGTCGCCCGCTGGTCTGGCTGGGCGAGATCTCGTACGCGTTCTTCCTGATCCACCTCAACGTGCTGAACTCGGCGCAGGCGGCGTTCAAGGGGCAGTGGATGGGGTACGGCGCGTTCGAGAAGACGTCGTGGAGCACGCCGGTTGCCGTGCTGTTCCTGCTCGGCTGCCTCGCCGTCAGCATCGTCCTGGCCTGGCTGCTCTACCGGTGCGTCGAGATGCCGGCCATGCGGAGATGGTCCAGGCCGCGCCCCCGCCCCTCCGCGCGGGTGGGCGGCACCGGCGAGGTCAAGGCCCCCGCGACCGGCGCCTGA
- a CDS encoding acyl-CoA dehydrogenase family protein, with protein MDTTDLADSPTRADLVARAARLVPTLRENAAWGEENRQLHEGTVKAMAEAGLLRTRLPARLGGYESDMRTQVEVLAELARGDGSASWTAGVWSISAWVAGLFPDAVQDEVFASPDDLVSGIISATAMAVPAEGGIVVNGRWSFNSGAKQSRWNTNAAVLAMPDGSHQPVMTLIPLASLEIVDDWHTAGLRGSGSVSTVAHDVFVPEGWYIPLGGILQGHSGHGSNADALIHRAPIMPTACATVSATALGLAKGARDVFFERLPGRKITYTEYTDQSQAPLTHLQVAEASVKIDESEFHVHRIADLVDSKNASGEPWTLEERARVRLDTGAASQRSKEAVDILNTASGASSVYTHVPIQRIERDVQTLNLHAIMHPNTNLELYGRILCGLAPNTQYL; from the coding sequence ATGGACACCACCGACCTTGCGGACTCGCCGACCCGTGCCGACCTCGTCGCCCGCGCGGCACGCCTCGTGCCGACGCTGCGGGAGAACGCGGCCTGGGGCGAGGAGAACCGCCAACTGCACGAGGGCACCGTCAAGGCGATGGCCGAGGCCGGCCTCCTGCGCACCCGGCTCCCCGCACGCCTCGGCGGCTACGAGTCCGACATGAGGACCCAGGTGGAGGTCCTCGCGGAGCTGGCCAGGGGCGACGGATCGGCTTCGTGGACCGCCGGGGTGTGGTCCATCAGCGCGTGGGTCGCGGGCCTCTTCCCCGACGCGGTCCAGGACGAGGTGTTCGCCTCGCCGGACGACCTGGTGAGCGGCATCATCAGCGCCACGGCCATGGCGGTGCCCGCCGAGGGCGGCATCGTGGTCAACGGCAGGTGGTCGTTCAACAGCGGGGCGAAGCAGAGCAGGTGGAACACCAACGCGGCGGTGCTGGCCATGCCGGACGGCAGCCACCAGCCGGTCATGACCCTCATCCCGCTCGCCTCGCTGGAGATCGTCGACGACTGGCACACCGCCGGGCTGCGCGGCTCGGGCAGTGTCAGCACGGTCGCCCACGACGTCTTCGTGCCGGAGGGCTGGTACATCCCGCTCGGCGGCATCCTCCAGGGACACAGCGGCCACGGCAGCAACGCCGACGCGCTCATCCACCGGGCGCCCATCATGCCGACGGCGTGCGCCACGGTCAGCGCCACCGCGCTGGGTCTGGCCAAGGGCGCCCGGGACGTCTTCTTCGAGCGGCTGCCCGGCCGGAAGATCACCTACACCGAGTACACCGACCAGAGCCAGGCCCCGCTGACCCACCTCCAGGTCGCCGAGGCGTCGGTCAAGATCGACGAGTCCGAGTTCCACGTGCACCGCATCGCCGACCTGGTGGACAGCAAGAACGCCTCGGGCGAGCCGTGGACGCTGGAGGAGCGGGCCCGCGTCCGCCTCGACACGGGGGCGGCGTCCCAGCGCTCGAAGGAGGCCGTCGACATCCTGAACACGGCGAGCGGCGCCTCCTCGGTGTACACGCACGTGCCCATCCAGCGCATCGAGCGCGACGTCCAGACGCTCAACCTCCACGCGATCATGCACCCGAACACCAACCTGGAGCTGTACGGCCGCATCCTGTGCGGCCTCGCCCCCAACACGCAGTACCTCTGA
- a CDS encoding DUF2306 domain-containing protein: MARTKMPSGVSGPMLYVRFSPAAREPRTGMSQNSPQTGLQAPPDAPGTEQRPAAGADRPWWKRYYPWYGVVGLAVLFNVLYAFPHYFTTDETASRSQLDPGFHPHFAFLVAHVVTGNLALVTMMLQVWPHLRRTRPRVHRLVGRVYVFGAVIPTSLIVLFVLVPHRANQGSTGLATGAVLWLGTTLYAWYKARVHRYAEHRRWMVYSFSLALFTTYGRIVAWMMLHWGLQVNIQVLIEATSWGAWILHLLGAQAYLEFTARRRGRKDHVGRLDRATGAVRQ, encoded by the coding sequence ATGGCACGTACGAAGATGCCGTCGGGGGTTTCAGGCCCGATGCTCTACGTGCGCTTCAGCCCCGCCGCGAGAGAGCCGAGGACAGGCATGTCGCAGAACAGTCCACAGACGGGCCTCCAGGCCCCGCCCGACGCCCCCGGCACCGAGCAGCGACCCGCAGCCGGTGCGGATCGGCCCTGGTGGAAGAGGTACTACCCCTGGTACGGCGTGGTGGGCCTCGCCGTGCTCTTCAACGTTTTGTACGCGTTCCCGCACTACTTCACCACGGACGAGACCGCCTCCCGCAGCCAGCTCGACCCGGGCTTCCACCCGCACTTCGCGTTCCTGGTCGCCCACGTGGTCACGGGCAACCTGGCCCTGGTGACGATGATGCTCCAGGTCTGGCCCCACCTGCGCCGCACGCGCCCGAGGGTGCACCGCCTCGTCGGCCGGGTGTACGTGTTCGGCGCGGTGATCCCGACGTCGCTCATCGTGCTGTTCGTCCTGGTGCCGCACCGCGCCAACCAGGGCAGCACCGGCCTCGCCACCGGCGCGGTCCTGTGGCTGGGCACGACGCTGTACGCCTGGTACAAGGCGCGGGTGCACCGGTACGCCGAGCACCGCCGCTGGATGGTCTACAGCTTCTCGCTCGCGCTGTTCACGACCTACGGCCGCATCGTGGCCTGGATGATGCTGCACTGGGGTCTCCAGGTGAACATCCAGGTCCTCATCGAGGCCACCAGCTGGGGGGCGTGGATTCTCCACCTGCTGGGCGCGCAGGCGTACCTGGAGTTCACGGCCCGGCGACGCGGCCGGAAGGACCACGTCGGCCGCCTCGACCGGGCGACGGGGGCCGTACGCCAGTAG
- a CDS encoding TetR/AcrR family transcriptional regulator — protein sequence MSPRQADPGLGARLVEEAAGILAEEGPQALTTRRLAAAVGTSTTAVYTHFGSMDDLVRAIVREGFARLDQRMGEVAATGDPVADVAALGLAYRGNALDHHYLYGVMFGGSGPGGFSLTDEDRQHGRYTLEPLVRAITAAMEAGRFRAGDARLVAHQMWIALHGLVTLELGGFLVPPYDAEHCFAAQVHGLLVGAGAAPEAARSALERAGVPSPVG from the coding sequence GTGAGTCCACGTCAGGCGGACCCAGGTCTCGGCGCACGCCTCGTCGAGGAGGCGGCGGGGATTCTGGCCGAGGAAGGACCGCAGGCCCTGACGACGCGTCGGCTCGCCGCGGCCGTGGGGACCTCGACCACCGCGGTCTACACGCACTTCGGCAGCATGGACGACCTGGTCCGGGCGATCGTCCGCGAGGGCTTCGCGCGGCTGGACCAGCGCATGGGCGAGGTCGCCGCGACGGGCGACCCGGTCGCCGACGTCGCCGCGCTCGGCCTCGCCTACCGGGGCAACGCGCTCGACCACCACTACCTGTACGGGGTGATGTTCGGCGGCTCGGGGCCGGGCGGCTTCAGCCTCACCGACGAGGACCGGCAGCACGGCCGGTACACCCTCGAACCACTGGTCCGCGCGATCACGGCGGCCATGGAGGCCGGGCGGTTCCGCGCGGGGGACGCGCGGCTGGTGGCCCACCAGATGTGGATCGCCCTGCACGGGCTGGTCACGCTGGAACTGGGCGGCTTCCTCGTCCCGCCGTACGACGCGGAGCACTGCTTCGCCGCGCAGGTGCACGGCCTGCTCGTGGGGGCGGGCGCCGCGCCGGAGGCGGCCCGGAGCGCCCTGGAGCGGGCGGGCGTCCCGTCCCCCGTGGGCTGA
- a CDS encoding flavin reductase family protein, with protein MTGTRPPTAVDPPAGPDGRRELRRVLGSFATGVTLVTTGRENPRGMTANSFASVSLEPALVLICVLRSAALHDTLLAEKAFAVSVLSAEQEPTARRFADRRRPRGAREFEGVDVEPGRHTGAPILKGALAWLECGLTAVHDGGDHSILLGSVLDAGRGGDDPALLFHGGAFHHLSPTKV; from the coding sequence ATGACCGGAACACGGCCGCCGACAGCGGTCGATCCACCGGCGGGACCGGACGGCCGACGCGAACTGCGCCGCGTCCTCGGCTCGTTCGCGACCGGGGTCACGCTCGTGACCACCGGCCGGGAGAACCCGCGCGGCATGACGGCCAACTCCTTCGCGTCCGTCTCCCTGGAGCCGGCGCTGGTGCTGATCTGCGTGCTGCGTTCCGCGGCGCTCCACGACACCCTGCTCGCCGAGAAGGCGTTCGCCGTCTCCGTCCTGTCCGCCGAGCAGGAGCCGACCGCGCGCAGGTTCGCCGACCGGCGGCGTCCGCGCGGCGCCCGCGAGTTCGAGGGGGTCGACGTCGAGCCGGGCCGGCACACCGGGGCGCCGATCCTCAAGGGCGCGCTCGCCTGGCTGGAGTGCGGCCTGACCGCGGTCCACGACGGCGGCGACCACTCCATCCTGCTCGGCTCGGTGCTCGACGCCGGGCGGGGCGGTGACGACCCGGCCCTGCTCTTCCACGGGGGAGCCTTCCACCACCTCTCGCCGACGAAGGTGTAG